Proteins encoded by one window of Chondromyces crocatus:
- a CDS encoding serine/threonine-protein kinase PknK yields the protein MSIGSPRPEFSGTRRFEVVRRIGRGGTGVVYEAFDRERSGRVALKLLRTLDPEARLRFKAEFRSLQDMHHLNLVSLGELHDEDGQLFFTMELVRGVDFIVYVRQHEEGDVEPPSSLRGAAPGLTTADGSADAPAISPSGVPRISSRRPSFDEKRLRDAMRQLLRGLSMLHDAHKVHRDIKPSNVLVDAEGRVVILDFGLLADTSAPRRDDPIAGTAHFIAPEQIDGSPAGPGADLYSVGVMLHLALTGEYPFRSSPAMAMRLKRLVAPAPPGQLAFGLPPDLEQICVELLHMNPLARPSCREVLRRLHIEQPDEDAPTTSIRNMFVGRTQELDELERGFEVARTGRAVAQLIAGESGVGKTALLKRFLERITGEALILSARCHERESVPYKAVDGMIDALSLHLAALPQAEARALLPPDAGLLGAAFPVLRKVHAIDAADGAPRVIDPAELRGLTFAAIRALFSALCRRSPVVLAIDDLQWADADSLALLAEIMRPEEGRRLLLVGVARPGTGIDAERLGRRIGLPGDAVHHLALARLPPDDAEALCAVMLRGAVLRRPLSVQALAEESGGHPLFIDVLVRYRLSHEEQDVPTRLDDVLGARVAHLDARSRELLELASIAGIPLHLDAAARAARADLGEVTRLVARLRGANLARVGGAGRDETIEPFHSRIRDAVLAALNPDAERELHGRLAQALEATRRFDLTALAAHWRAAGDPVRAAGYALQAGAQAEAALAFERAAQLYRTAVTLLPADAEGRRSALLRLGSALSSAGQGVKAAEAYMAASEGAPPAEALELGRRAAQSLLRAGYVAAGLAALRSVLTAAGLGSLDTIQVTEASLFARRAALRERGLEFTPRDVSTIPAEELARIDVCWSAALGLAIVDPRQGAVFQAQSLRLALEAGDPYRVTRAIAMEAAYLAGETVPGPRGLRKAEQVAALIARANGLADTLGSPHARGLVRLADGVAATHLGHWTHARKRLDEAEQIFREQCTGVAWERGAAQFYAIWALWYQGDGQELARRVPAYLQEARERGDCYLEASVRSAQGNALWLLRGEPETALHETQAAIRSWSRAGYHLQSYFDLLARAQIAFYSGEGQAVHRLFSERWSSLEASGALLIQSVRIAMIHLRACAVLLVAGGPLERELALVEVTRAADRLDAERATWADALAMTLRAALLAARGDDAGASRHFAQASDEFERAGMGLYAAAALRRSGELTEGSDGAAVILRGDRALRERCVADPARITATLLPLLATPSTASDGTPGRSDHVPPAA from the coding sequence ATGTCCATCGGGAGCCCGAGGCCCGAATTCTCCGGAACGCGACGGTTCGAGGTCGTACGCCGGATTGGGCGCGGCGGGACGGGGGTGGTCTACGAGGCCTTCGATCGCGAGCGGAGCGGTCGCGTTGCGCTCAAGCTCCTGCGCACCCTGGATCCCGAGGCGCGCCTTCGGTTCAAGGCGGAGTTCAGGTCGCTGCAGGACATGCACCACCTCAACCTGGTGAGCCTGGGCGAACTTCATGACGAAGACGGACAGCTCTTCTTCACGATGGAGCTGGTCCGTGGCGTGGACTTCATCGTGTACGTCCGACAGCACGAGGAAGGTGATGTCGAGCCGCCGAGCTCGTTGCGTGGCGCTGCGCCTGGGCTGACGACCGCGGACGGCAGCGCGGACGCCCCTGCCATCTCTCCTTCTGGCGTGCCCAGGATTTCGTCGCGGCGGCCCAGCTTCGACGAGAAGCGGTTGCGCGACGCGATGAGGCAGCTCCTGCGCGGGCTGAGCATGCTCCACGATGCGCACAAGGTGCATCGCGACATCAAGCCCTCCAACGTCCTCGTGGATGCCGAGGGGCGCGTCGTCATTCTCGACTTCGGTCTCCTTGCCGACACGAGTGCCCCGCGCCGTGATGATCCGATCGCAGGGACTGCCCACTTCATCGCTCCCGAGCAGATCGATGGTAGCCCAGCAGGCCCTGGAGCGGATCTCTACAGCGTCGGGGTGATGCTCCATCTTGCGCTCACAGGGGAGTACCCCTTCCGCAGCTCGCCGGCCATGGCGATGCGCTTGAAGCGACTCGTTGCTCCGGCGCCACCTGGCCAGCTGGCCTTCGGGTTGCCGCCGGACCTCGAGCAGATCTGCGTCGAGCTGCTGCACATGAACCCTCTCGCCCGCCCCAGCTGCCGGGAAGTCTTGCGTCGCCTTCACATCGAGCAGCCCGACGAAGATGCGCCCACGACCTCCATCCGCAACATGTTCGTCGGCCGCACCCAGGAACTCGACGAACTGGAGCGGGGGTTCGAGGTCGCACGGACCGGTCGCGCCGTGGCCCAGCTCATCGCGGGGGAGTCCGGCGTTGGCAAGACCGCGCTCTTGAAGCGCTTCCTGGAGCGGATCACGGGGGAGGCGCTCATCCTCTCGGCGCGCTGTCACGAACGCGAATCGGTCCCGTACAAGGCCGTCGACGGCATGATCGATGCGCTCAGCCTCCACCTCGCCGCGCTCCCGCAGGCTGAAGCCCGAGCGCTTCTCCCACCAGACGCGGGCCTCCTCGGCGCTGCGTTTCCAGTGCTTCGCAAGGTACACGCCATCGACGCCGCCGACGGAGCGCCTCGCGTCATCGATCCAGCAGAGCTTCGTGGGTTGACCTTTGCAGCGATCCGAGCGCTCTTCAGCGCCCTCTGCCGGCGATCGCCCGTGGTGCTGGCCATCGACGACTTGCAGTGGGCTGACGCCGACAGCCTCGCGCTCCTCGCGGAGATCATGCGTCCCGAGGAGGGACGCCGCCTGCTCCTGGTGGGCGTGGCGCGCCCTGGCACCGGCATCGACGCCGAGAGGCTGGGACGTCGCATCGGTTTGCCAGGAGATGCCGTCCATCACCTCGCCCTGGCGCGATTGCCCCCCGATGACGCCGAAGCGCTCTGTGCCGTCATGCTGCGCGGCGCTGTGCTTCGACGCCCCTTGAGCGTGCAGGCGCTGGCCGAGGAGTCGGGAGGCCACCCGCTGTTCATCGACGTGCTCGTCCGGTATCGCCTCTCCCACGAGGAACAGGACGTCCCCACCCGGCTCGATGACGTGCTCGGCGCGCGCGTCGCTCACCTCGACGCCCGCTCCCGTGAGCTGCTCGAGCTGGCCTCGATCGCAGGCATCCCCCTCCACCTGGACGCCGCAGCCCGCGCTGCGCGCGCGGACCTCGGCGAGGTGACGCGCCTGGTGGCTCGCCTGCGCGGAGCCAACCTCGCTCGCGTGGGCGGAGCAGGCCGGGACGAGACCATCGAGCCTTTCCATAGCCGCATCCGCGATGCCGTCCTCGCCGCGCTCAACCCAGACGCCGAGCGGGAGCTGCATGGCCGGCTCGCCCAGGCGCTCGAGGCCACACGTCGCTTCGATCTCACGGCCCTTGCCGCCCACTGGCGCGCCGCGGGCGATCCCGTGCGTGCCGCAGGCTACGCGCTGCAGGCTGGAGCCCAGGCCGAGGCGGCGCTCGCGTTCGAGCGTGCCGCGCAGCTCTACCGCACCGCGGTGACCCTGCTCCCGGCGGACGCCGAGGGGCGCCGCTCCGCGCTTCTCCGGCTCGGGAGCGCATTGAGCAGCGCGGGGCAAGGCGTCAAAGCCGCCGAGGCCTACATGGCGGCCTCGGAGGGCGCTCCTCCAGCCGAAGCCCTCGAACTCGGGCGACGTGCGGCCCAGAGCCTGCTGCGTGCGGGGTATGTCGCCGCGGGCCTCGCCGCCCTCCGCTCGGTCCTCACGGCGGCAGGCCTCGGCTCGCTGGACACGATCCAGGTCACGGAAGCTTCCCTGTTCGCGCGGAGGGCAGCGCTTCGCGAGCGTGGCCTCGAGTTCACCCCCCGCGACGTGAGCACCATCCCCGCCGAGGAACTCGCGCGCATCGACGTCTGCTGGTCGGCGGCGCTCGGGCTCGCCATCGTGGATCCGAGGCAAGGGGCTGTGTTTCAAGCGCAGAGCCTGCGCCTCGCACTCGAAGCCGGTGACCCCTACCGCGTCACCCGCGCCATTGCCATGGAGGCCGCCTACCTCGCCGGAGAGACGGTCCCGGGCCCTCGAGGCCTCCGCAAGGCAGAGCAGGTCGCCGCGCTGATCGCGCGGGCGAACGGGCTCGCAGACACCCTCGGGAGCCCTCATGCGCGCGGGCTGGTGCGGCTCGCGGATGGCGTCGCAGCCACCCATCTCGGCCACTGGACCCACGCCCGGAAGCGGCTGGACGAGGCAGAGCAGATCTTCCGCGAGCAATGCACCGGCGTCGCCTGGGAGCGCGGCGCCGCGCAGTTCTACGCCATCTGGGCCCTCTGGTATCAGGGTGACGGGCAAGAGCTGGCCCGGCGCGTCCCCGCCTACCTGCAAGAAGCCCGTGAGCGGGGCGACTGCTACCTCGAAGCGAGCGTGCGTTCGGCTCAGGGCAACGCCCTCTGGCTCCTGCGTGGAGAACCCGAGACGGCCCTGCACGAGACCCAGGCGGCGATCCGGAGCTGGTCCCGAGCCGGATATCATCTGCAGAGCTATTTCGACCTGCTGGCGCGGGCTCAGATCGCGTTCTACTCCGGCGAAGGACAGGCCGTGCACCGCCTCTTCAGCGAGCGCTGGTCCAGCCTGGAAGCCTCGGGCGCGCTGCTGATCCAGTCCGTGCGCATCGCCATGATCCACCTGCGCGCTTGCGCCGTCCTCCTCGTCGCTGGGGGGCCACTCGAGCGAGAGCTGGCGCTCGTCGAGGTCACCCGCGCTGCCGATCGGCTCGACGCAGAGCGAGCCACGTGGGCGGACGCGCTGGCGATGACCCTGAGAGCAGCGCTCCTGGCTGCCCGAGGCGACGACGCTGGCGCTTCCCGACACTTCGCTCAGGCGAGTGACGAGTTCGAACGTGCTGGGATGGGACTCTATGCTGCTGCTGCGCTCCGCCGCAGCGGTGAACTGACGGAAGGTTCTGATGGAGCCGCCGTGATCCTGCGGGGCGATCGCGCGCTTCGTGAGCGCTGCGTGGCCGATCCAGCCAGGATCACGGCGACGCTGCTTCCCCTGCTGGCCACGCCCTCCACTGCGTCTGATGGAACGCCTGGAAGGAGCGACCATGTTCCACCCGCCGCCTAA
- the gcvPB gene encoding aminomethyl-transferring glycine dehydrogenase subunit GcvPB produces the protein MSEPQPRGIKFREPPVFERGAPGRSGASLPPLDVPDVDPAALFGALARKEAAGLPEVSEPEAYRHYLRLSQWNFCIDSQLFPLGSCTMKYNPKINEWAARIPAFASLHPLTPEALSQGSLEVMWRLQEALCEISGMDGCSLQPSAGAQGELCGLMMMRAFHESKGRSPKKVFIPESAHGTNAASCTLNGLVAVKIEKNADGITHPEQILAAIEREGGDGDVFGLMITNPNTLGAYETHLPAICKLIHDKGGLVYGDGANTNAIMGRARPGDVGMDVIHINLHKTFTTPHGGGGPGSGPVCFKSHLEPFQPTPVLIRRPEGGYGWDHERPLSLGRLRAFTGNFGMFIRAYAYIREMGGEGLTMASTLAVLNARYLWARLKDHYLAPVPQPCMHEVVLSDSQLERETGVKTLDVAKRLLDYGFHAPTVYFPLVVPGALMIEPTETETRETLDEFVEAMVSILREARETPDLVKQAPHSTVVGRLDEARAARQPRLRWTRD, from the coding sequence TCGTGAGCCCCCCGTGTTCGAGCGTGGCGCGCCAGGTCGTTCCGGCGCGTCGCTGCCTCCCCTCGACGTACCCGACGTGGATCCGGCTGCGCTCTTCGGTGCGCTCGCGCGGAAAGAAGCGGCCGGTCTGCCAGAGGTGAGCGAGCCGGAGGCCTACCGACACTACCTCCGGCTCTCCCAGTGGAACTTCTGCATCGATTCGCAGCTCTTCCCGCTCGGGTCGTGCACCATGAAGTACAACCCGAAGATCAACGAGTGGGCAGCGCGAATTCCTGCGTTCGCGAGCCTGCACCCGTTGACGCCAGAGGCGCTGAGCCAGGGCTCGCTGGAAGTGATGTGGCGCCTGCAAGAGGCGCTCTGCGAGATCAGCGGGATGGATGGCTGCTCGCTTCAGCCGTCCGCCGGCGCGCAGGGTGAGCTGTGCGGGCTGATGATGATGCGGGCGTTCCACGAGTCGAAGGGTCGCTCGCCGAAGAAGGTGTTCATCCCGGAGAGCGCGCACGGGACGAACGCGGCGAGCTGCACGTTGAACGGGCTCGTCGCCGTCAAGATCGAGAAGAATGCGGACGGGATCACTCATCCGGAGCAAATTCTCGCGGCGATCGAGCGCGAGGGCGGTGACGGCGATGTGTTCGGGCTGATGATCACCAACCCGAACACGCTGGGGGCCTACGAGACGCACCTGCCAGCGATCTGCAAGCTCATCCACGACAAGGGCGGGCTGGTCTACGGGGACGGGGCGAACACCAACGCGATCATGGGGCGCGCGCGGCCAGGGGACGTGGGGATGGACGTCATCCACATCAACCTGCACAAGACGTTCACCACACCGCACGGCGGTGGGGGACCCGGTTCGGGTCCAGTGTGCTTCAAGAGCCATCTGGAGCCCTTCCAGCCCACCCCGGTCCTGATCCGCAGACCGGAGGGTGGCTACGGGTGGGACCACGAGCGGCCCCTGAGCCTGGGGCGCCTGCGGGCGTTCACGGGGAACTTCGGCATGTTCATCCGCGCGTACGCCTACATCAGGGAAATGGGAGGCGAAGGCCTGACGATGGCCAGCACGCTGGCCGTGCTGAACGCTCGTTACCTGTGGGCCCGGCTGAAGGACCACTACCTCGCGCCCGTGCCGCAGCCCTGCATGCACGAGGTGGTGCTCTCGGACAGCCAGCTGGAGCGCGAGACGGGCGTGAAGACGCTGGACGTGGCCAAGCGGCTCCTGGACTACGGGTTCCATGCGCCGACGGTGTACTTTCCGTTGGTCGTGCCCGGAGCCTTGATGATCGAGCCCACCGAGACGGAAACGAGAGAAACGCTGGACGAGTTCGTCGAGGCGATGGTGTCGATCTTGCGCGAGGCGCGCGAGACGCCCGACCTGGTCAAGCAGGCGCCCCACAGCACCGTCGTCGGACGGCTGGACGAGGCGCGCGCTGCGCGTCAGCCACGGTTGCGCTGGACGCGCGACTGA